DNA sequence from the Thermoplasmata archaeon genome:
GAAGACCTAACAAAATACAGTGTATATAAATAATATGGTATGACGCCGTTGGGCGAAGAGTGGGCCGTGGGGGGTCCCGGAGAATGGCTCGATGGGGGAGGATGCTTGCAGAGGCGCTATCAAGAGCCGTCGAAAGAGGTCAGGCAGGCGTCTCGGGAGGGGTGCTTGCGTTCTCGGGAGGCCTCGACAGCTCCCTCTTGGCCCTGCTGATGGCCCGACAGGGACGCGCGCCCGAGCTGTGCACCGTAGGGCTCAAGGGGGCCCGGGATCTGGCCGCGGCTGAAAGGGCAGCTTCGCTCCTAGGACTCGAGGGAAGAACGGTTGCGCTCGTGGTGGAGGAGGGGGACGTGCTCGAGGCGGTGCGCCGGCTGCGCTCGCTCCTCCCCTCCGCTACCATGATGGAGCTCGCTTTTACTATCCCCTTATTCATCGTTTGCGCGCGGACGAGAGAGAGAGTGATTTTCACGGGCGACGGCGCCGACGAACTCTTCGGCGGCTACCATAGATACCTTAGAATGCGTCCCGGAGAACTCGAGTCCGCCCTTCGAGCCGACCTTGAGCGCCTGATAGGAAATGGAATTCAGCGCCACCGCGCAATCGCCCGGAGCTTTGGCAGGGAGTTAGTGACGCCCTATCTCGACGATGAAGTCGTTGAGCTGGCCCGGAGAATTCCACCGTCGGAAAAGGTGGCGGGTGGGGAGAGGAAGCTGGTTCTGCGCGAGGCAGCCCGGCTCCTAGGCCTGCCAGAGGAGCTCCGCGGGGCGCCGAAGAGGGCAGCGCAGTACGGCTCGGGAGTAATGAAGGTGCTGGAGAAACACAGCGCGTTCTGTTAGACCGGGCAAGGGCGGGCCTGCAGTCCACTCGGGCGGGCGGGACCGGAACGCCGATAGGAATTAGCCGGGGAGGTTCCTCCGTCTTGTCCAATTCAAGAGCATCAATGGTGTCAACAATTCATGCCACTAACCTGCTGCTCAGATGCGGGAGTAAATCCGGAGCTCAACATTACTTAAGTTGGGGAGATATAAACAGAACCGCCCACGCCCCGTCTAATGGGGCGTTGAATTGGTAATCATTACCGCTCTTGCCATTCCCCTCTCGCAAGCATCTCTCGTGGTCAGTAGCTCAGCACCTCTCCCTTCATGTACTCGCGCATTAGGGCGGTGGCGTAGCAGCCGCGCGGGAGGGTGAACCTGAACAGGACCGCGTCCGGCTCGAGAACAATCTCCGGCTCGCCGGGCCTAAATGGGACGAGCACCTCCCTGCGCGTTCCCTTCGACGACGCTTCCGGAATCTCCGGGATTATGAAGTCCTGAGGGCGTAGGCCCTCCTCCGCCACAACCGCCCTCTCTATCTCACCCATCCTTCCTTCCGCAAAGGGGGTCTCAGTGCCAAATAGAATTCCGGACACGAAGGCCCTCCCCTCGCGCGCCCTCCTCCTCGCCCTCTCTAGATTGTGCTCCTCGACCAGAATGTATCTATCGTGGTCCGGCCGCCCGTGCGCGTCCGCGGGGAGGACGATGTCTCCGACGACTGGCTCGCGCAGGGGAAGACCTCCGAGAATTCGCCTGCTCAGGACGCGATTGAAGAGCTGGGCTTGGTAGGCGTGCACAAACATCATTAATAGATTGAGGGGAAGCCGCCTGAGCGCGCCCGCCCAGTCCCCGGGGTGGTTGTGCAGGTGCTGGAGCAGCGTCCTCTCGAACGAGAGGCGCTTGGGGAAGTACTTCAGCGCCTCGCCGAAGACTCTCTCCTTCACACCTCCGCCCTCGACACACCCTTCCGCATCGCCGCCCCGGATCCCACATGCCGCGGCTCTCCACTCCTCCTCCAACCGTGCCCTCGCTGCCCTCGCCTCCTCCCCCTCAGCTTCCATAGGCCGGCCGAGATAGGTCATCACCGCGCCCTCGAGGTTCCCCTGCACCATCAGTTTTCCGATGGTGTGCGTCACCGGCCTCAGCGCCCCGAACCTCTGGATGCCAAAGAAGTTCGGGAATCCCCCGGCTGCCCTGAGCTCCGAGGTGACCGCATCAAGAGCCGCTCTCAACTCCCCAGAGCTCTCACCTAGTCCCTGGTCCTCCGTCGGGCTCTCTTCCCGATGCCCAGACACTCCCTCGCTACCAGAAATCGGGGGCTCCCCTGACGCCCCGGGGGCGGCCTGAGCCCCTCTCAGCCTTATCACGAACCTGTTGCCCAAGAGCTGCCCCAGCTCCACCGGCCTGTCGCTTGGATAGGTGTCGAGAACCTCGAAGTCCCCCAGCGAGACTCTCCGCACCTGCTCCTCGGAGGCTCTGAAGCTCATCATCTGGACCTTCACGCCGCGCTTGTCCTTTGTTCCCGCAAACTGAATTCTTTTTCGGCTGATTCCCATTGCCCGGGAAAGCTCCCTGACGAGACGGTTTGTCTCCCAGTTGCGCGAGCGGACGCGGGCCGCAACCCACTCCCCGCCTTCAACCCTGGGCGGAGGAAGGGAGAGTTCCTCGACTAAGAAGTCCTCGGGAAGGCTCTTGAGCCTCCCCCCGACGCCCGGCGAGCGGCTTAGGTAGACCTCAATACCGACTCCCCTCTCCACCTCCGGCGGCTGCGGCCCCATGCTCCTCGTTCCCGGGTCACCCGCTGCGCCCATCTCGGCTCAACCTCACTTTTACTGCGCTCGGATAGCTGTCGCTTCCATCCTGGGTGGTCCACCCATATCCACCTCCCAAGGCCCTCTCCCCTCGGCACCGTGAATCTCGCGGGTCAGGTTAGGCCGGCCTCTGAAAAAACCGCACAATTGTGCTCCGTGAGCTCACACTTTGGGCTTCTTTGCCTTCTCTACAAGCAATTGAGCGTCCCTGAACTCTGCTGCCAGGGCCTTCGCGGCCTTCTTGAGAGCGGCGTGGGGCTTCCCCTGCCTCACCCTGACCCTGAGCCTGGGCCGGGCGAGCATGGGGTGGCCTATTTGGTAGGTCGCCTGCGCGACATTCTCGTCGGCGAGGAGCTTTTGCTTGAGCGGCTCGAGAATCGTCTCGTTGGCGCCGATGACCTCGACCTCAATGGTGTCCTTCTCTTTGCTCAGTATCCTAACCTCCATCCCTCTGCCCCCTCACCCCCTCCACTCAGGACCGGGAGCGGCGGGGCCCATCACCCCCTCCCTTTAAAAAGATTGCCCCGCGTACTTCCTCCAGGCGGCCTCCGCGTCGCTCCTTTTCGCGATCTCGGCCTCCTCGAACCTCACCCAGTCGATTCCCTCTAGAGGGTTGCGGCCGAGTTGCTTCACAAAGCGTGTCGCAAAGTCCCTGACCTGCTCCTCGGTCCCGCTGACGCCCAGATTGATGTAGAATGCTTTCGTGTAGCTCCCGAGGTGCTTGTACCTCTGGCTGTTGATAACGACATTCACCTTCCCGCTCTCGATCACGACTATCCAGGATTTGTCCTCCTCCAGCCAAGAGTAGCCCACCAAGGACATGGTAATGTTATTGTCTATCTCCAGCGCGGCCTTCCTCGCCGCCAGACCGACGTCGGAAAAGTTGATAAAGGTCCGCAGGCTGAGGTAGCCCACCTCCTGATACCTCCCCTCCTCGAGCGCCGCCATCTGCACGTAGGGCTTTTCGTCACGCGGGCAGGCGTAGAAGGTCACCATGTTCTCCTGCGGGTCGACGTCGCTCATCCTGCCTCAACTCTTAATTGGCGGGGGAGATTTTATCCTTTGCTATCCGGAGTTTCGGGAGGGGGCCGGGGGGTCTTCCCGGCGAGCGCGAGGAATCGCTTGAGATGCTTGTGCTCGAGCGAGCCATCTGGCTCTGCCAGACCCTTTTTTATCATCTGCGCGTTGACGAAAGTCCTATTCTTCAGAAAAACATAATAGAGGGGCTTGCCCTCGCTATCGCGCACCGCCCCATCGTCCTTAAGAAACACCTTGCGGCCCCTGAGCACACTTTTTAGAAACTCGACCGCCCTATCCCTAGCGCCCTCTCTCTCAACGACGCCCAGAAGGCCTACGACCCTCCCGTCCTCAAGAAGGAGGGTTGTGGGGGAGAGGACCTCCCTGACCGAGTGAAGCTCGCGCCCCGCCGGCCTCTCCCAGCTCACTCTAGACCCAAAGTCCCTAACCCGGGGGTCCACTATTCTCCTAAAGCCGCGGGCGTCGTGAAACACATACGGAAGGCGCGAAATCTCCGCTCTAGGGTCGCTCTCCAAGGGCTTCTGGCGGATGAACTCAATCTCCGCATCGAATGACTCGAGCCTCTCCATGAGCCTTCTCCGGATTATGGGAAGGCACGC
Encoded proteins:
- a CDS encoding asparagine synthase-related protein translates to MARWGRMLAEALSRAVERGQAGVSGGVLAFSGGLDSSLLALLMARQGRAPELCTVGLKGARDLAAAERAASLLGLEGRTVALVVEEGDVLEAVRRLRSLLPSATMMELAFTIPLFIVCARTRERVIFTGDGADELFGGYHRYLRMRPGELESALRADLERLIGNGIQRHRAIARSFGRELVTPYLDDEVVELARRIPPSEKVAGGERKLVLREAARLLGLPEELRGAPKRAAQYGSGVMKVLEKHSAFC
- a CDS encoding tRNA pseudouridine(13) synthase TruD; translation: MGAAGDPGTRSMGPQPPEVERGVGIEVYLSRSPGVGGRLKSLPEDFLVEELSLPPPRVEGGEWVAARVRSRNWETNRLVRELSRAMGISRKRIQFAGTKDKRGVKVQMMSFRASEEQVRRVSLGDFEVLDTYPSDRPVELGQLLGNRFVIRLRGAQAAPGASGEPPISGSEGVSGHREESPTEDQGLGESSGELRAALDAVTSELRAAGGFPNFFGIQRFGALRPVTHTIGKLMVQGNLEGAVMTYLGRPMEAEGEEARAARARLEEEWRAAACGIRGGDAEGCVEGGGVKERVFGEALKYFPKRLSFERTLLQHLHNHPGDWAGALRRLPLNLLMMFVHAYQAQLFNRVLSRRILGGLPLREPVVGDIVLPADAHGRPDHDRYILVEEHNLERARRRAREGRAFVSGILFGTETPFAEGRMGEIERAVVAEEGLRPQDFIIPEIPEASSKGTRREVLVPFRPGEPEIVLEPDAVLFRFTLPRGCYATALMREYMKGEVLSY
- a CDS encoding RpoL/Rpb11 RNA polymerase subunit family protein → MEVRILSKEKDTIEVEVIGANETILEPLKQKLLADENVAQATYQIGHPMLARPRLRVRVRQGKPHAALKKAAKALAAEFRDAQLLVEKAKKPKV